One region of Candidatus Acetothermia bacterium genomic DNA includes:
- a CDS encoding DeoR/GlpR family DNA-binding transcription regulator — protein MEKNDNRSLTEHRRRLILERVRELGAVRTSELARIHSVSPMTIRNDLDALARRGHLLRVHGGAMVKEQLAAEPSYHEKASLNLEEKRRIGRRAAALIEDGMAVFIGNGTTTMEIVRALKDRAPSHVKAFTNALTHATELAGIPQVDLYVVGGYLRGVSFAMVGPLASQALEGVYFDLAFLGANGISLEHGITIPSLEEAETAAEIVRHARRVVIVADHTKFGVVTHGRIADLEEVDVIVTDEGLDPQYARLLSEQGGELVLA, from the coding sequence ATGGAAAAGAATGACAACCGCTCGCTCACGGAGCACCGTCGCCGCCTCATCCTGGAGCGGGTGCGGGAGCTGGGGGCGGTGCGCACGTCTGAGCTGGCCAGGATCCACTCCGTGTCCCCCATGACCATCCGCAACGATCTCGATGCCCTTGCCCGTCGGGGGCACCTGTTGCGGGTCCACGGTGGGGCGATGGTCAAGGAGCAACTTGCGGCTGAACCGTCCTACCATGAAAAGGCGTCGCTCAACCTCGAGGAGAAGCGCCGCATCGGGCGCCGTGCTGCCGCGCTCATCGAGGACGGCATGGCCGTGTTCATCGGGAACGGCACCACGACCATGGAGATCGTCCGCGCCCTCAAAGACCGCGCGCCGTCGCACGTCAAGGCGTTCACCAACGCCCTGACCCATGCCACGGAGCTGGCCGGGATTCCACAGGTGGACCTGTACGTGGTGGGCGGGTACCTGCGGGGGGTCTCCTTCGCGATGGTGGGCCCTCTGGCCAGTCAGGCCCTGGAAGGGGTGTACTTCGACCTCGCGTTTCTGGGAGCCAATGGGATTTCTCTTGAACATGGGATCACGATCCCCTCCCTGGAAGAGGCGGAGACGGCGGCGGAGATCGTGCGTCATGCCCGGCGGGTGGTGATCGTGGCCGACCACACCAAGTTCGGGGTCGTGACCCATGGGAGGATCGCCGACCTTGAGGAAGTGGACGTGATCGTGACCGACGAGGGCCTCGATCCCCAGTACGCTCGGCTCCTCTCCGAGCAGGGTGGGGAGCTCGTGCTCGCGTGA